In archaeon BMS3Bbin15, the DNA window ATGGGAATCTTCTCATATCTTACGATTTCATCCATCTCCTCTAAAATCTCTGCCACCTTTTCTTTCAGCTCCGCCTTTATGGGTAATTTAGCAATACAACCATCTACATATTTAATGTAGGCACAGGGTACTTTCTTCCCAAGCACCTCCTCTATCACCAGTGCCTGAGCAACCATCTGATATTTGTATGTATTGTACAGTATTTCTGGTCTTGGCGAAGACTTGAACTCCACCGGATACGCCTCTTCACCACTGAAAAGGATGCAGTCTATTCTGGCATTAAAATTATACTTCTCTGAAGACAGTCTGACTTCATATTCCCTTGGCAACCTTGGAAGACCTTTTAGTATCTTCGTCCTTAGTGACTTATCAACAAAATGCTCATGCAGTTCTCTGCCCTTTTCCATTTTGGGTGTGCTCTCTTTCCCTGCCTTAATACAGTGTTGGAAGTAGATGCTCCTGGGACAGTATGCAAAATCCACTATATCTCTAACTGTAAAGTAGCCGTGTCTGTCCATTTTACCTGAAAAATGTGTAAAATTTATCCATGAACTGCTCCTCGTCGAAGCCCCTGCCAATAGTTATCTTCTTGCTTATACATGATTTGCACATGGGCAGGAGAAACACACAGTCTTCCTCGGTGTTCTTTTCATCACTAAGAATTTTTTCAACCTCAACCGCCAACGTCTCAGCGCTGTTCTTGCTCATGTCACCAAAAAAGGCGCTCTTCTGCAGCCTCTTCAGCCCATAATCTTTACACTTCTCAGATACCTTTAATCTTAACCTGTCATCCGAGATATCATAGATAACCCAGAAGAGCATATTACCACCTGTATATGAATGGTCTGTATACTCTAAGTTCGCCGTTGAGAAATTTCACAATATGCCTTGCCTGCTTCAAAACCACGTCCTGCAAGGAAATTTTCATTCCTTTATACTTGATCTTAGTTTCCAGTCGCGTCATCATCGCCTCTATAGCTTTTTCCCTCCCCTTTTTATTGAGATAAACCCCCCGCTCTCTTATCACATCCTTCTCACCAATCTGATTTCTAACTGCAAGCGTAATCATCGCCCTATCAACGATGGGCTGCCTGAACTCCTCGATTAAATCAAGCACCATCGATGGTTTTCCATATCTATCCGTATGCAAAAAGCCGAGATACGGATCCAAACCTGAGATTATACATCCCTTTTCAACCTCCGAGTAGAGAATACCATAGCCATAGCCGAGCAGAGCATTAAATATATCTCCAGGTGGTCTCCTGCTCCTTAAGCCTGAGTAGACTTTCGGAGACAATATCTGGGATAGTGTTGCAAAATAGATTTTAGAGCTTTCGCCTTCAATACCCAAAAGTTCATTTCTAATTTTATCTATGTCCCCATATAAACCATTTATTCTTCCAGAGAACTTTAAAATGTCATTTCCCGCTTCCTTCAAAGATTTATTTTTCCTGCTTTTACCCAACGTCTTTAGAAAATAACCCATGTTCTTCATCTTTGCCCTTACAAAGGACTTTGCAAAAGTTGTGCCTTTGTGTGAGGAATACACCATAAGCTGGTTTCTTCTCGTAAG includes these proteins:
- a CDS encoding PD-(D/E)XK nuclease superfamily protein — encoded protein: MDRHGYFTVRDIVDFAYCPRSIYFQHCIKAGKESTPKMEKGRELHEHFVDKSLRTKILKGLPRLPREYEVRLSSEKYNFNARIDCILFSGEEAYPVEFKSSPRPEILYNTYKYQMVAQALVIEEVLGKKVPCAYIKYVDGCIAKLPIKAELKEKVAEILEEMDEIVRYEKIPMPAKSMKKCQNCFYKDICRRL
- the cas1_2 gene encoding CRISPR-associated endonuclease Cas1 — its product is MRLLIDDYGAYLKKKGNRFVVTSKEKSEEYSADKVEQVMVLKGAAVSTDAIELAMKKGIDIVCLNRIGRPYARMYPCKLGGTTLTRRNQLMVYSSHKGTTFAKSFVRAKMKNMGYFLKTLGKSRKNKSLKEAGNDILKFSGRINGLYGDIDKIRNELLGIEGESSKIYFATLSQILSPKVYSGLRSRRPPGDIFNALLGYGYGILYSEVEKGCIISGLDPYLGFLHTDRYGKPSMVLDLIEEFRQPIVDRAMITLAVRNQIGEKDVIRERGVYLNKKGREKAIEAMMTRLETKIKYKGMKISLQDVVLKQARHIVKFLNGELRVYRPFIYRW
- the cas2_2 gene encoding CRISPR-associated endoribonuclease Cas2, which translates into the protein MLFWVIYDISDDRLRLKVSEKCKDYGLKRLQKSAFFGDMSKNSAETLAVEVEKILSDEKNTEEDCVFLLPMCKSCISKKITIGRGFDEEQFMDKFYTFFR